Proteins encoded together in one Anguilla anguilla isolate fAngAng1 chromosome 9, fAngAng1.pri, whole genome shotgun sequence window:
- the LOC118235450 gene encoding UDP-glucose 6-dehydrogenase-like gives MVEVKSICCIGAGYVGGPTCTVIAQMCPEVTVTVVDLNEDRIRAWNSDNLPIFEPGLQEVVESCRGVNLFFSTDIDTAIQDADLIFISVNTPTKTFGIGKGRAADLKYIEACARRIADVSRGCKIVVEKSTVPVRAAESIRRIFNANTKSSLSFQVLSNPEFLAEGTAIADLKNPDRVLIGGDETPEGQRAIEALHRIYEHWVPKSKIITTNTWSSELSKLAANAFLAQRISSINSISAVCEVTGADVEEVAHAIGTDRRIGSRFLKASVGFGGSCFQKDVLNLVYLCEALSLPEVARYWQQVIEINDYQRKRFSSRIIGCLFNTVTDKKIALLGFAFKKDTGDTRESSTIYISRYLMDEGARLHIYDPKVKPEQIVQDLSHGEDPSRVSHLVTISADPYDACEDAHAIVICTEWDMFKELEYERIYAAMLKPAFIFDGRRILDSLHEELQHIGFQVETIGKRVKQRISFNGSKNTPTPDHLPAPKRTKQ, from the exons ATGGTGGAGGTGAAGAGCATCTGCTGTATTGGGGCGGGGTACGTGGGCGGCCCCACTTGCACCGTCATAGCTCAGATGTGCCCGGAGGTGACGGTCACGGTGGTGGATCTGAACGAGGACCGCATTCGGGCCTGGAATTCCGACAACCTCCCCATATTCGAG CCTGGACTACAGGAAGTGGTGGAGTCATGTCGAGGGGTCAACCTCTTTTTCTCCACGGACATCGATACAGCTATCCAGGATGCAGACCTGATCTTTATATCG GTGAACACGCCCACAAAGACGTTCGGCATCGGGAAGGGGCGGGCGGCAGACCTGAAGTACATCGAGGCGTGCGCCAGGCGCATCGCTGACGTGTCCCGCGGCTGCAAGATTGTGGTGGAGAAGAGCACGGTGCCGGTGCGCGCCGCGGAGAGCATCCGCCGCATCTTCAACGCCAACACCAAGAGCAGCCTCAGCTTCCAG GTCCTCTCCAACCCAGAATTCCTAGCGGAGGGAACGGCCATCGCTGACCTGAAGAACCCCGACCGggtgctgattggaggagatGAGACCCCTGAGGGTCAGAGGGCAATCGAGGCACTTCACAGAATCTATGAGCACTGGGTCCCCAAGAGCAAGATCATCACCACCAATACCTGGTCTTCAGAGCTTTCAAAACTG gcaGCCAACGCTTTTCTCGCTCAGCGAATCAGCAGCATCAACTCCATCAGCGCGGTGTGTGAGGTCACTGGGGCAGATGTGGAAGAGGTGGCCCACGCCATCGGCACCGACCGGCGAATCGGCAGCCGCTTCCTCAAGGCCAGTGTGG GCTTCGGGGGCAGCTGTTTCCAGAAGGACGTCCTCAACCTCGTCTACCTGTGCGAAGCTCTGAGCCTGCCTGAGGTGGCCAGATACTGGCAACAG GTGATCGAGATCAACGATTACCAGCGGAAGCGCTTCTCCTCGAGAATCATCGGTTGCCTTTTCAACACGGTGACGGACAAGAAGATCGCCCTGCTTGGGTTTGCTTTCAAGAAGGACACTGGCGACACCAG AGAGTCCTCCACCATCTACATCAGCAGGTACCTGATGGACGAGGGCGCCCGCCTCCACATCTACGACCCGAAGGTGAAGCCGGAGCAGATCGTTCAGGACCTGTCCCACGGGGAAGACCCATCCAGAG TCTCTCATCTCGTCACCATCTCCGCGGACCCTTACGATGCCTGCGAGGATGCCCATGCCATCGTCATCTGCACGGAGTGGGACATGTTCAAG GAACTGGAATATGAAAGGATCTACGCGGCCATGCTGAAGCCTGCGTTCATCTTCGACGGCAGGAGGATTCTGGACAGCTTGCACGAGGAGCTGCAGCACATTGGCTTCCAG GTGGAGACCATTGGTAAAAGAGTAAAACAAAGAATATCCTTCAATGGCAGCAAGAACACGCCCACTCCAGACCACCTACCCGCACCCAAGAGGACCAAACAGTGA